In Citrus sinensis cultivar Valencia sweet orange chromosome 2, DVS_A1.0, whole genome shotgun sequence, a single genomic region encodes these proteins:
- the LOC102607115 gene encoding arogenate dehydratase/prephenate dehydratase 1, chloroplastic-like isoform X1, whose product MALECVAVLGWGDSGSRASGLVFNGVRNSNRTPRKCVCRGGFSGLSGDSVIKSADNQNTGKSSNVNDVPGKLCKDLISLPKPLTVADFTVTPNDGTKVRISFKGLPGSFSEDAALKAYPKCETVPCDEFEDTFKAVELWLADKAVLPIENSSSGSIHRNYDLLLRHRLHIVGEVQLAANFCLLALPGIKADQLKRVLSHPQALASSDIVLTQLGVARENVDDTASAAQYVASNGLRDAGAVASARAAEIYGLNILADRIQDEPDIITRFLVLARDPIIPRTDKLFKTSIVFTLDEGPGVLFKALAVFALREINLTKIESRPQRKRPLRVVDDSNTGTAKYFDYLFYIDFEASMADPRAQNALGHLQEFATFLRVLGCYPMDATL is encoded by the exons ATGGCTTTGGAGTGTGTGGCTGTCTTGGGCTGGGGAGATTCCGGGTCTAGGGCATCTGGGTTAGTTTTTAACGGGGTCCGGAATTCGAACAGGACGCCGCGTAAATGTGTGTGTCGTGGCGGGTTTTCGGGTCTGTCGGGTGACAGTGTGATCAAGTCTGCTGACAATCAGAACACAGGAAAATCGTCAAATGTAAACGATGTTCCCGGGAAATTGTGCAAGGATTTGATCTCGCTTCCAA AACCTTTAACTGTAGCTGATTTTACTGTGACTCCCAATGATGGTACGAAGGTGCGAATTTCATTTAAG GGGTTACCTGGCTCATTCAGTGAGGATGCTGCACTCAAAGCCTACCCAAAATGTGAAACTGTACCCTGTGATGAGTTTGAAGACACTTTTAAG GCTGTTGAATTGTGGCTTGCTGACAAAGCGGTTCTTCCCATTGAGAATTCTTCATCTGGAAGTATTCATCGCAACTATGACTTGCTTCTTCGTCATAGACTTCACATTGTGGGTGAGGTGCAGTTAGCTGCTAACTTCTGCCTTCTAGCGCTGCCAGGCATTAAAGCAGATCAGTTAAAACGTGTTTTAAGCCACCCACAG GCACTTGCCTCAAGTGATATTGTCCTGACTCAGCTAGGCGTTGCCAGAGAAAACGTTGATGATACAGCTAGTGCTGCTCAG tatgtAGCCTCAAATGGCCTGAGGGATGCTGGTGCTGTTGCAAGTGCCCGAGCTGCAGAGATATATGGGCTCAACATACTTGCAGATAGAATCCAG GATGAACCTGATATTATAACTCGTTTTCTGGTACTTGCAAGGGATCCTATAATCCCAAGGACTGATAAGCTTTTTAAG ACAAGTATCGTGTTTACTTTAGATGAAGGTCCTGGTGTATTATTTAAAGCCTTGGCTGTGTTTGCATTGAgggaaataaatttaacaaag ATTGAAAGCCGTCCACAAAGAAAGAGGCCATTGAGAGTGGTTGATGACTCTAATACTGGGACTGCAAA GTACTTCGACTACCTTTTCTATATTGATTTTGAGGCTTCTATGGCCGATCCCCGTGCACAAAATGCGTTAGGACATCTGCAG GAGTTTGCTACATTTCTTCGCGTCCTTGGTTGCTATCCCATGGATGCAACTCTATAG
- the LOC102607115 gene encoding arogenate dehydratase/prephenate dehydratase 1, chloroplastic-like isoform X2 — MMVRRCEFHLRRCILSFKLMMQGLPGSFSEDAALKAYPKCETVPCDEFEDTFKAVELWLADKAVLPIENSSSGSIHRNYDLLLRHRLHIVGEVQLAANFCLLALPGIKADQLKRVLSHPQALASSDIVLTQLGVARENVDDTASAAQYVASNGLRDAGAVASARAAEIYGLNILADRIQDEPDIITRFLVLARDPIIPRTDKLFKTSIVFTLDEGPGVLFKALAVFALREINLTKIESRPQRKRPLRVVDDSNTGTAKYFDYLFYIDFEASMADPRAQNALGHLQEFATFLRVLGCYPMDATL; from the exons ATGATGGTACGAAGGTGCGAATTTCATTTAAG AAGATGCATTCTGTCATTTAAATTGATGATGCAGGGGTTACCTGGCTCATTCAGTGAGGATGCTGCACTCAAAGCCTACCCAAAATGTGAAACTGTACCCTGTGATGAGTTTGAAGACACTTTTAAG GCTGTTGAATTGTGGCTTGCTGACAAAGCGGTTCTTCCCATTGAGAATTCTTCATCTGGAAGTATTCATCGCAACTATGACTTGCTTCTTCGTCATAGACTTCACATTGTGGGTGAGGTGCAGTTAGCTGCTAACTTCTGCCTTCTAGCGCTGCCAGGCATTAAAGCAGATCAGTTAAAACGTGTTTTAAGCCACCCACAG GCACTTGCCTCAAGTGATATTGTCCTGACTCAGCTAGGCGTTGCCAGAGAAAACGTTGATGATACAGCTAGTGCTGCTCAG tatgtAGCCTCAAATGGCCTGAGGGATGCTGGTGCTGTTGCAAGTGCCCGAGCTGCAGAGATATATGGGCTCAACATACTTGCAGATAGAATCCAG GATGAACCTGATATTATAACTCGTTTTCTGGTACTTGCAAGGGATCCTATAATCCCAAGGACTGATAAGCTTTTTAAG ACAAGTATCGTGTTTACTTTAGATGAAGGTCCTGGTGTATTATTTAAAGCCTTGGCTGTGTTTGCATTGAgggaaataaatttaacaaag ATTGAAAGCCGTCCACAAAGAAAGAGGCCATTGAGAGTGGTTGATGACTCTAATACTGGGACTGCAAA GTACTTCGACTACCTTTTCTATATTGATTTTGAGGCTTCTATGGCCGATCCCCGTGCACAAAATGCGTTAGGACATCTGCAG GAGTTTGCTACATTTCTTCGCGTCCTTGGTTGCTATCCCATGGATGCAACTCTATAG